TCTTCGAGAAGGCCGGGCTGCCCACCGACCGCGAGAAGCTCGCGAAGGAGTGGGAGGGCGACTGGGACAAGTATGTCGCGCTCGGCAAGAAGTACATGGACAAGGCGCCCAAGGGCACCAAGTTCGTCGACTCCGCCTCCAGCGTCTACAACGCCGTCTTCGCCGGTGCCACCGAGCGGTACTACGACAAGGGCGGCAAGGAGATCTACGAGGACAGCCAGGGCCGCAAGAACGCGTGGGACGCGGCGATGAAGGTCGCGCAGGGCGACATGTCCGCCAAGCTCAAGCAGTTCGACCCGACGTGGGACCAGGGCTTCGCCAACGCCAAGTTCGCCACGGTGGCCTGCCCCGCCTGGATGGCCGGGTACATCCAGGAGAAGGGCGGCGCGGAGGGCAAGGGCCAGTGGGACATGGCCAAGGCGCCGACGGACGGCAACTGGGGCGGCACGTTCCTCGGCGTGCCGAGCGCGGGCAAGCACAAGAAGGAGGCGACCGAGCTCGCCGTCTGGCTGACGCGGCCCGAGCAGCTCGCGAAGGTCTTCGCCAAGCAGGCGAGCTTCCCGTCGACCCCGTCGGCGTACGACACGCTGAAGCCGTCGGCGGCCACCAAGGCGTACTTCAGCGACGCGCCCATCACGGAGATCTTCGCCGACATCGCCAAGAACACGCCCTCGGCGGTCTACGGCATCAAGGACGCCCAGATCGGCCAGTCCATCACGGACATCGGTGTGCTCCAGGTGGAGCAGCAGGGCAAGTCTCCCGAGGAGGGCTGGGACGCGGCCCAGAAGGAGATCAAGGATGTTCTGGGACAGTGACGCACGTGTCCGAGACCGCTGAGTACG
The sequence above is a segment of the Streptomyces sp. Je 1-369 genome. Coding sequences within it:
- a CDS encoding ABC transporter substrate-binding protein, with the translated sequence MRSSTFRRSRRSRRFVACAATAALATSLLAACSSDDEGGSAGDGKITLNVGTFGVLGLKQAGLYDEYEKSHPNITIKENVIERNDAYYPKLLTQLQSGAGVNDVAAVEVSNITEVVQTQGAKFEDLGKAKGVDKSTYLDWKWDQATTEDGKTIGLGVDIGPTALCYRKDLFEKAGLPTDREKLAKEWEGDWDKYVALGKKYMDKAPKGTKFVDSASSVYNAVFAGATERYYDKGGKEIYEDSQGRKNAWDAAMKVAQGDMSAKLKQFDPTWDQGFANAKFATVACPAWMAGYIQEKGGAEGKGQWDMAKAPTDGNWGGTFLGVPSAGKHKKEATELAVWLTRPEQLAKVFAKQASFPSTPSAYDTLKPSAATKAYFSDAPITEIFADIAKNTPSAVYGIKDAQIGQSITDIGVLQVEQQGKSPEEGWDAAQKEIKDVLGQ